GATATGCTTGAACATTCAATTGATCTGTCTGGAAATCAACTTCAATTAAGCTTAGGCCGCGATGCTCTATTATATCAGTGGTAAGTAAATAAAGCTTATCACCAACTACTCCATCGGTCAGCACGTATTCCTCGATCGTTTCACAATAGAAAGAATCTCCAATACTCCACCTGATCGTAGAAATATAATAACTTTGATCCTCAGAGTAGCTCTGATTAAACATACTATAGCTCAAATCTTTCTCTATTATGCTTCCCGTTGATTGACCATAACCTGAATATACACTACACGCTTCAAATGGATGATGCTGGGGCTGTCCCTCATCAGTGAAGGCTGTTACTTGATCTTTCTCATGCAGCAGAAGCTCATTATCCAGTTTGACAATTGCATTAGATTCAAGGCCCGTTGTTTCATATGAGCTAATTTCACCGGATTCGTGGATAAAAGCTAGTATACTTTTACCGTCGTTATCGTATTCTGCTGTTAAGCTTGTTGAGTATAAAACGGCGGCCATCGACTCACTTATATCAATAGGCTGTTCAGGAACAGGATTAGCCGAATCGGTTGAAGAGAAGTAAATGGTGACTCCTGCAATAAGACAAAGCAATAAAAGAAAAAATAAAAGAAGCCTTCCTTTCTTTGAAAAACTCATTTCTTTCCCCTTTCATTTTAAATGGTATGTAGAAAAAGACATAGGGCTAAACGATACAAAGCAACTGTTTTTTCAACCCTATGTCAAAGGTTCATTAAGATTAAAACAATAGCTTAGTAAGTTTTTAAGGTTTGGACCATGCTGGAGTCTCGAATATCCTTAGGATATACACCAAGTCCTTTATTATGATCTAAATCAATGCCAGCTTTATCTTTAAACGCACACCATACCAGCTTCGAACAGTTTTTTGCTCCAACACATGAGGTCTGTCTATTTGTAGCGAAGTTGTAGGAATAGCTTTCACCTCTACGACCATACGCCCAGTTGGCGGCATTTGTTTTTTGTGTGGATGTTGCATATGAGGATTTAACGGATTGAATTCTGGCTCCGTTATCTACTTTTTTATTTGTGCGACTGAGTGAACGAACTCCTGCGCTTGGTACGGATTCGATAAGGGTAGCTGTTGAATAATACATCCCTATATGACCATGACTGATACCGATTGTACTGGCCGTTTCATAGAATAGGTTTCCTTTGCTGCTAGAGCCAAGCGTGTACTTGCCGTTTCCTTTTCCATCAGACTGTGTACCAAACTGAGCTTCCTCAAGCTGAGTAAGCAGCTGTTGCTGACGTAGCTCGGCGTAGATCTGTTTGGTTATTTCCTCCTCTGATGTGCCTAGTGCCTCAGCTGCATCTGCAATTTGCTGCTGTAGCTCCTCTAGTGTTACTCCTTCATAAATAGCTAGGACGTCTTGAGCCGTGATTCCAAGATCAGATTTGGCGAGAATGGATGATGAAGGGAAAATCAACAAGAAAGTCACCACAAATGTTAAAGCTTTTTTCATTGCATCTTCCTCCTACACGGTTTTTTAATTTCACTCACAAGTAAAAAAATAACACTGATACAATTTAATTGAAATAGTAGTCTGGAGCTATTTTAAAAGGTGAGGGAATTAAGCTAATATGCCTATTCCCATTGGTGTTCTGATTATTCAGCTTGTACGATTGCATAAACGTAGTCAGCGATGATAGAAAAAGTTACAATATAAGCATGTAGCTTTGGACAAGCTATTATTTGAATGCACAGATGATGTACATAAGAGGAGAGATTAAATTGACAGCTATAGTAAAAATGGGAGTCATAGGTCTTGGAGCGATTGGAGATCGGATTTTAAAATCGATTCAAGCCGAAGATGGAATTCAGATAACAGCTGTATGTGATGTTAACGAGCAGCTTGTCAAAAGCATGACTGAGGAATATAAGGTGAAGGGCTATTTGGATTATCGCGAAATGCTAGAGCAGGCAGCTCTTGATATCGTTTATGTAGCCGTTCCTCCAAAGTATCATGAGAAGATTGTTCTTGACGTGATTGAAGCAAATAAACATGTGCTGTGTGAGAAGCCATTGGCTAATTCAGTGGATGAAGGGAAACGAATGCTTGCGGCTGCAGAGCAAAAGGGTTTAGTTCATGCGATGCATTTTCCTTTAAACTATCAGGCACCATTAAACGAGTTTGAGAGAAGAATTAAAGAGGGATACATTGGGGAGCTACGAAGAATAAGATTAGTCATGCATTTCCCGCATTGGCCTCGTCTTTGGCAGCAAAACGATTGGGTTGGTGGGAAGGAGCAGGGTGGCTATGTTCTAGAGGTAGGAGTACATTGGATTCAAGCTCTCCAAAGGATTTTTGGGTCAGTTGCACAGGTTAAGAGTCAGCTTCAATTTCCCAATGATCCACAGCGCTGTGAGAATAGTATAGTAGCCGAGCTCAGTCTAACAGATGGCACTCCAGTTATGATTGACGGATTAAGCGATATCTCAGGTGACGAACTGATTGAGTTTGCCGCTTACGGTTCAGAGGGCACTATTATGCTGCGTAATTGGAGAAGCCTTTGGCTTGGGAAAAATGGTCAGCCTCTAGAAGAGGTAACAGTTGATAGTGAGTCAGCTACACGAATGATGAAAGAAATTGCAAAGGCTGTGAACAGGGTACCAGCAAATATCTATGATTTCAGAGCAGGACTGCATGCACAATATGTACTAGATGCTTTAAGACATCCACCTCATTCAAACTGGCAGCAGCTTGATACAGAATAAGGGAAGGATTAAATAAATATAATGACTTTAATCCCTTGTGTGGCTTGGTTTTTCCACCGTGGGATTTTTTTCTATGTTTATGAAATTGGGCATGGTGGTAAACAATAGTCAAGAACATAAGCATAACAATTTCTTAGAGAAAAGGAGATGATTGACATGCTATGGACTGTATTAACGGTACTGTTAGTGTTGTGGTTAATCGGTTTTATCGGTGAAATCGGTGGTTCACTTGTCCACTTACTATTAGTTGTAGCTCTTGTAGTCTTGCTTCTGCAGATATTCACCGGTCGAAGAGCTCGATAGATACGAAGCAATAGCTGATGCAAAGTAATCTCTGAAGCTAATGTTCTTATTTTACAGACTAACTATTGCTTTACATCTATTTACATCTGAAAGATGCTAGTAAACATGGTTGAAATAGAGATGGAGAGCGAGGGGACTCGCTCTCTTTTCTAGTTTCATTCTTACTTTAACGTAGTTCACTCTAATTTAACTAGGAAGAAGTCTTAAAAACGAAAAGGTGTGAGATGAATGTGAAAGGTTTAAAGAAGGATGGGAAGTTAAAGGGTTTACAGCGGATCAAGCTAATCAGCTGGAAAATGTGGGCACTCCTTTTTGCTCTTATTTATTGCATCGTCATGATATATGGAGTCTATAAGCCTTTTCCTACGGGATTATCCTACAAGAGTGAAACGTACTATACAGATCATGTTGAGTTTTTAGCGGATCTTACATATACCACTGAGCAAGGGCAAGTTATTATGGAACAGCAGATATTTGAGCGCGCTTTGGCAATGATTGATGCAGCTCAGGATTTTGTACTTGTGGATATGTTTTTATTTAATGATATCTATGACAAAGAAGAAGAATACCCTGAATTAAGCTATGCTTTTACAGAAGCCTTGATTAGGAAGAAGCAAAGTCATCCTGAGCTAGAGATTATTTTTATCACGGATCCTTTAAATACCACTTACTATTCTCATACTTCCCCACATCTAGAGCGTATGCAGCAGAATGATATCGAAACGATTATTACCAGCCTAACGCCACTAAGAGACTCAAACCCTATCTTCTCGAGTGTGTGGAGAACTTACTTACAATGGTTTGGGCAAGGAGGATTTGGCTGGCTACCTAACCCTAGTGGATCTAGTGGTCCAAACGTGACGGCTCGTTCATACCTTAAGCTATTTAATGTGAAGGCGAACCATCGGAAGGTCATTGTTACGGAGCAGGAGGCACTAATTACGTCTGCCAACGCTCATGATGCAAGCAGCTATCATTCAAACATTGCTTTTGTTGTTCAAGGGGAGATTATTCGGGATATTGTTCGTACAGAAGAGGCAGTCATTCGTTATTCAACAGACTCTATGTACCAAGAATTAATGTTACCACTTATGACTGATGGAGTAGCCGTTCAAGATGACCTATCTGATCAAGGAATCATTGAGCTACAGCTAATCACAGAAGGGAAGATTTATGAAGCTATCCTTACCCATTTGCAGCAAACGGATCAAGGAGACAGGATTTGGATGGGAATGTTTTACCTAGCTGAAAGAGAGATTGTTAAGGAGCTTTTGGCAGCAGCAGATAGAGGGGTGGAAGTCCACCTCATTCTTGATCAAAATGTTGAAGCCTTTGGTCATGAGAAGATTGGCTTACCTAATAAACCAGTGGCTGCTGGATTAGTCCAGCAATCTGAAGGCGACATTCAGGTTAGATGGTATGAAACCAATGGAGAGCAGTATCATACGAAGCTGATGCTCATAGAGGAAGAGGATCGTGGAGTCATTATTGGAGGATCTGCCAACTTTACTCGGAGAAACCTAAAGGACTTAAATCTTGAAACAAATTTGCTTATTCAAGCTCCTAGGCAGGAGCAGATTGTGCAAGAAGTTGCGGCTTATTTTAAGAGACTTTGGCATAATGAGGGTGGTTTGTATACGGCCCCATATGAAGAGTACAAGGATGAGTCCTGGTATTTGCGATTTATCTACCATTTTCAAAAGCTGACGAATCTTTCTACTTACTAGTATACAAATTATGGATTTCACTAGAATTTAATGCTATAGTAATGTCAGAGAAGCAACACAATTAAAAAAGAAAAGTTTCTCGAGGTAGCTATAAGTTCAATGAAGGAGAAATTTAATGGATATAGTAAAATATAATTTTAGGCTGGCAAAGATGTCAGCCTTATTTGTACAAAAAAATAGAACAAATATTCCCAACATCTAATCAAAATGATTTTCGTGTGTTATGATGAAAGGAACATGGATGGAGCGGTGAAGGAGGACAAGCTGTGAGACTTTTACATACGGCTGATTGGCATTTGGGCAAGACGTTAGAGGGGAGAAGTCGTTTACCTGAGCAGGAGCAGTTTTTAGAGGAGTTGTATCAAATTGTTGTAGATCAGAATGTTGATGCCGTATTGATGTCGGGTGATGTGTTTGATACGGTAAACCCACCTGCTTTAGCGGAGCAGCTTTTCTATGATACGGTAGCTCGCCTTGCTGATAAGGGAAAAAGAAAGGTCATTGTGATAGCAGGTAATCATGATCATCCTGATCGCTTGGCAGCATCAAACCAGCTTGCTAAGGAGTATGGGATTACGTTGATTGGTCGACCTGTACAGCAATCCTATATTTATACTATTGCTAGCTGCGATCAGGAGCTTCATATTGCTGCGTTGCCCTACCCTTCTGAGTCGAGGCTTAATGAGGTTTTGGCTGAGGGATTAGATGAGGCTGTGTTGCAGCAGCATTACCATGAAAGAGTATCAGCTTTATTTGGAGAGCTTGTCCGGGATATGTCACCCAAACGAGTAAATATTGGAATGAGTCACTTATTTGTTGCAGGAGGTCACATGACAGATAGTGAGAGACCCATTCAGGTTGGTGGAGCGTATACGGTTAGACCTGATGCATTTCCTAGCTGTTTGGATTATGTGGCATTAGGGCATTTACATCGACCACAGGTGATGAAGCATCCTCATTCTATCGTCAGGTATTCTGGTTCGCCATTATCGTACAGCTTTTCGGAGGCGGGACAGGCTAAATCAGTTTCGATCATAGATGTAAATCCAGGGGAGCAGGCTCAGGTTCAGGAGCTCTTCTTATCCAGTGGTAAGCCTCTTGTTAAGTGGAAAGCAATGGATGGATTAAGTCAGGTGTATAGTTGGCTTGCCGAAGGAAAGGATCAGAATGCGTGGGTTGATCTAGAGCTGCATGTACAGAATAGCCTTTCAGTAGAGGAAATTCACCGTTTACGTAAAGAGCATAATGGACTTATACATATACGACCTGTGTTTGAACTAGAGCAAGAAGCAATGAGACAGGTACGAACAACCAATATCCCAGTTGAGGAATTATTTACTCGCTTTTATGCGCGACAAACAGGTGGAAGTCAGCCTGAGGGTGAGTTGGTGCAACTGTTTTTGGAGCTTTTGCAGAATGAGACAGATGAAGAGGATGAAATGGATACTAAATCTGTCGTGTGACGTGAAGAGGGTAAGGAAGATTTTCAGAGATAAAGAATGGCTAATGGTTTAAGAATTGGATACATGTAAAATAGTGAGTGGATAATGATCAGACGGGGAGCAGGATGGGTATACAGAAAGTGAAGGAGAATGAAAAATGAGACCTATTCACTTAAGTGTAGCAGGTTTACATAGTTTTAGAGAAAAGCAAATAGTAGATTTTCAGGTTTTATGCGAAGGTGGTGTGTTTGGCATTTTTGGTCCAACTGGAAGTGGGAAATCTTCCTTGCTAGACGCGATGACTCTCGCCTTATATGGAAAAGTGGAAAGAGCTAGTAACCAGATTCAAGGTATTATTAATCATGCCGAGAAGGAGGTTCATGTATCCTTTACCTTTGAATTGGGTCAAGGAAAGCTGACAGAAAGATACTGTGTAGAGCGTAGCTATAAAAAGGCGGGAGAGCTTTCCGTTCGATCAGCCGCAACTCGTTTGCTTCAAGTTAATCTTGATTCGAATGAGACGGTTGTTCTAGCTGATAAAGTGAACGATATACAAGAAAAGCTACATGAGCTTATTGGACTTACGTTTGATGATTTTTCTCGTGCTGTTGTGTTGCCTCAGGGAAAGTTTGCTGAATTTTTATCGCTTAAGGGTGTTGAGCGCAGACAAATGCTACAGCGCTTGTTTCATTTAGAGCAATACGGAGATCAGCTAAACGAGCGTTTAAAGCATAGAGTCACAAGTGCTAAAAACAGGTTAAATGAGATTCTTGCTGAGCAGCAAGGAGTAGGGGAAGCCTCAAAGGAAGCACTGGAGCAGGCAGAGAAGCACGTTCAAGACGTGTTAAAGAGAATTAAGCAGTTAAGTGAACAGAGAAACACCTTTTTACAGGAGTTTGAGCGGTTAAAAAGCTTTCGAGATTGGCAGGAGCAGCTAGAAAAAGTGGAGAAAGGCTTAGAGCAGCTCTATCAAGATGAGGAAGAAATACATAGAGTTGAAGAGCAATTAAATAGAGGATTAGCTGCTCAGCAGTTGAAGCCTTATATCGAAGAGTACGAGATAGCTGGGCAGACGGTTGAAAAGTGGAAAGCTAAAAAGCAAGTGGCTCAATCAGATCAAGACCATGCAGCAAGGGAAGAAGCAAAGCATACGGAGCTATATGAAAAGCTGAGTAAAGCAAAGGAGGAACAGCAGCCTCTT
This portion of the Bacillus horti genome encodes:
- a CDS encoding Gfo/Idh/MocA family protein, which codes for MTAIVKMGVIGLGAIGDRILKSIQAEDGIQITAVCDVNEQLVKSMTEEYKVKGYLDYREMLEQAALDIVYVAVPPKYHEKIVLDVIEANKHVLCEKPLANSVDEGKRMLAAAEQKGLVHAMHFPLNYQAPLNEFERRIKEGYIGELRRIRLVMHFPHWPRLWQQNDWVGGKEQGGYVLEVGVHWIQALQRIFGSVAQVKSQLQFPNDPQRCENSIVAELSLTDGTPVMIDGLSDISGDELIEFAAYGSEGTIMLRNWRSLWLGKNGQPLEEVTVDSESATRMMKEIAKAVNRVPANIYDFRAGLHAQYVLDALRHPPHSNWQQLDTE
- a CDS encoding phospholipase D family protein, with the translated sequence MKGLKKDGKLKGLQRIKLISWKMWALLFALIYCIVMIYGVYKPFPTGLSYKSETYYTDHVEFLADLTYTTEQGQVIMEQQIFERALAMIDAAQDFVLVDMFLFNDIYDKEEEYPELSYAFTEALIRKKQSHPELEIIFITDPLNTTYYSHTSPHLERMQQNDIETIITSLTPLRDSNPIFSSVWRTYLQWFGQGGFGWLPNPSGSSGPNVTARSYLKLFNVKANHRKVIVTEQEALITSANAHDASSYHSNIAFVVQGEIIRDIVRTEEAVIRYSTDSMYQELMLPLMTDGVAVQDDLSDQGIIELQLITEGKIYEAILTHLQQTDQGDRIWMGMFYLAEREIVKELLAAADRGVEVHLILDQNVEAFGHEKIGLPNKPVAAGLVQQSEGDIQVRWYETNGEQYHTKLMLIEEEDRGVIIGGSANFTRRNLKDLNLETNLLIQAPRQEQIVQEVAAYFKRLWHNEGGLYTAPYEEYKDESWYLRFIYHFQKLTNLSTY
- a CDS encoding lmo0937 family membrane protein, with translation MLWTVLTVLLVLWLIGFIGEIGGSLVHLLLVVALVVLLLQIFTGRRAR
- a CDS encoding exonuclease SbcCD subunit D, with the translated sequence MRLLHTADWHLGKTLEGRSRLPEQEQFLEELYQIVVDQNVDAVLMSGDVFDTVNPPALAEQLFYDTVARLADKGKRKVIVIAGNHDHPDRLAASNQLAKEYGITLIGRPVQQSYIYTIASCDQELHIAALPYPSESRLNEVLAEGLDEAVLQQHYHERVSALFGELVRDMSPKRVNIGMSHLFVAGGHMTDSERPIQVGGAYTVRPDAFPSCLDYVALGHLHRPQVMKHPHSIVRYSGSPLSYSFSEAGQAKSVSIIDVNPGEQAQVQELFLSSGKPLVKWKAMDGLSQVYSWLAEGKDQNAWVDLELHVQNSLSVEEIHRLRKEHNGLIHIRPVFELEQEAMRQVRTTNIPVEELFTRFYARQTGGSQPEGELVQLFLELLQNETDEEDEMDTKSVV